A single window of Hemibagrus wyckioides isolate EC202008001 linkage group LG28, SWU_Hwy_1.0, whole genome shotgun sequence DNA harbors:
- the LOC131348070 gene encoding transmembrane protein 127 isoform X2 codes for MPLTLSLSPAAVCQCFTLVSLCTSIADPNWIQVQNRTDTSQLIYGVAFILHATQNLTNTAPLGGMHGLGMDLLYTLAAVCYIAVLLSSSSFLVDFLGMGFTRPRLVVSLHISTAVTCVAALAVSGTCFWVIRQNVQKGRTGWVWTTASAPPSGLITMPGESFYLEILALLFSVVAAIFSCRCPPESIVPSQFYSVESEDRERQRLISDPGPDSDEWDD; via the exons ATGCCGCTGACACTGAGTTTATCCCCGGCCGCCGTGTGTCAGTGCTTCACACTGGTGTCCCTCTGCACCTCCATCGCCGACCCGAACTGGATCCAGgtgcagaacagaacagacacGAGCCAGCTCATTTACGGAGTGGCTTTTATTCTACACGCTACTCAGAACCTCACCAACACcg CTCCTTTAGGTGGAATGCATGGACTGGGCATGGATTTGCTCTACACACTCGCGGCTGTGTGCTACATCGCCGTTCTTCTCTCCAGCTCCTCCTTCTTAGTAGATTTCCTCGGTATGGGGTTCACTCGCCCCAGACTGGTCGTGTCACTTCACATCTCCACAG CCGTGACGTGCGTGGCGGCCCTAGCTGTGAGTGGAACGTGTTTCTGGGTGATCCGGCAGAACGTGCAAAAAGGGAGAACGGGCTGGGTTTGGACCACGGCCTCGGCTCCACCCAGCGGACTGATCACCATGCCCGGAGAGAGCTTTTACCTCGAGATCCTGGCGCTCTTGTTCTCCGTTGTGGCTGCCATCTTCAGCTGTCGCTGTCCTCCAGAGTCCATAGTTCCGTCGCAGTTCTACTCGGTGGAGTCTGAGGACCGAGAGAGGCAGCGTCTCATCTCTGACCCGGGACCTGACTCAGACGAGTGGGACGACTGA
- the ddrgk1 gene encoding DDRGK domain-containing protein 1 isoform X1 — MDVVIYLVAAAILIVLIVFAVKLRTRTAEVADHEDRQNVVARIAATPRVAEDRGAGMPRRRRGLDRMNAQRRVQRDAVEIENIAVEVDEDEEDERPQAEERPQATGKVGTKKQRKQEEKQARRAQREAEMEEREERKRLQELRDQEKKKEEEKERLKEQKEEEEQRRAKEEQEKKEEEEYQRLKVSFVVEEQGEAVELTEQESRNLLQEFIQYVKDSKVVLLEDLASHFEMRTQDAIARLQDLIAEGSVTGVIDDRGKFIFITPEEMNAVAQFIKQRGRISISELVQASNMLINLSPAIQMTS; from the exons ATGGACGTCGTTATTTATCTCGTAGCAGCGGCTATTTTAATAGTTCTGATCGTATTCGCCGTGAAACTCCGTACACGCACAGCGGAAG TAGCTGACCATGAAGACCGTCAGAATGTCGTCGCACGGATTGCAGCAACGCCTCGTGTGGCAGAGGATCGAGGAGCGGGAATGCCACGCCGCCGCCGAGGCCTCGACAGGATGAATGCGCAGAGACGTGTGCAGCGTGATGCCGTCGAGATTG agaACATTgctgtagaggtagatgaggatgaggaggatgaaagACCTCAGGCTGAAGAGAGACCTCAGGCTACAGGGAAGGTGGGCACCAAGAAGCAGAGGAAGCAGGAGGAAAAGCAAGCCAGGAGAGCGCAGAGAGAG GCGGAGATGGAGGAGCGAGAGGAGAGGAAGCGGTTACAGGAGCTGAGGGatcaggagaaaaagaaagaagaagagaaagagaggctgaAGGAACAGAAAGAG gaggaggagcagcGTCGCGCTAAAGAGGAAcaggagaagaaagaggaagaggagtatcagagactcaaagtgTCCTTCGTCGTCGAGGAGCAGGGAGAAGCGGTGGAGCTGACGGAACAGGAG TCTCGCAACCTGCTTCAAGAGTTTATCCAGTATGTGAAG GACTCCAAAGTGGTGCTTTTAGAGGACTTGGCATCGCATTTTGAAATGCGCACTCAG GACGCCATCGCCAGGCTGCAGGACCTGATTGCGGAAGGTTCAGTTACAG GAGTGATCGACGACAGGGGGAAGTTTATCTTCATCACTCCGGAGGAGATGAACGCCGTGGCTCAGTTCATCAAACAGAGAGGAAGAATCTCCATATCTGAACTAGTGCAAGCCAGTAACATGCTCATCAACCTGAGTCCTGCAATTCAGATGacgtcctga
- the ddrgk1 gene encoding DDRGK domain-containing protein 1 isoform X2: protein MDVVIYLVAAAILIVLIVFAVKLRTRTAEADHEDRQNVVARIAATPRVAEDRGAGMPRRRRGLDRMNAQRRVQRDAVEIENIAVEVDEDEEDERPQAEERPQATGKVGTKKQRKQEEKQARRAQREAEMEEREERKRLQELRDQEKKKEEEKERLKEQKEEEEQRRAKEEQEKKEEEEYQRLKVSFVVEEQGEAVELTEQESRNLLQEFIQYVKDSKVVLLEDLASHFEMRTQDAIARLQDLIAEGSVTGVIDDRGKFIFITPEEMNAVAQFIKQRGRISISELVQASNMLINLSPAIQMTS, encoded by the exons ATGGACGTCGTTATTTATCTCGTAGCAGCGGCTATTTTAATAGTTCTGATCGTATTCGCCGTGAAACTCCGTACACGCACAGCGGAAG CTGACCATGAAGACCGTCAGAATGTCGTCGCACGGATTGCAGCAACGCCTCGTGTGGCAGAGGATCGAGGAGCGGGAATGCCACGCCGCCGCCGAGGCCTCGACAGGATGAATGCGCAGAGACGTGTGCAGCGTGATGCCGTCGAGATTG agaACATTgctgtagaggtagatgaggatgaggaggatgaaagACCTCAGGCTGAAGAGAGACCTCAGGCTACAGGGAAGGTGGGCACCAAGAAGCAGAGGAAGCAGGAGGAAAAGCAAGCCAGGAGAGCGCAGAGAGAG GCGGAGATGGAGGAGCGAGAGGAGAGGAAGCGGTTACAGGAGCTGAGGGatcaggagaaaaagaaagaagaagagaaagagaggctgaAGGAACAGAAAGAG gaggaggagcagcGTCGCGCTAAAGAGGAAcaggagaagaaagaggaagaggagtatcagagactcaaagtgTCCTTCGTCGTCGAGGAGCAGGGAGAAGCGGTGGAGCTGACGGAACAGGAG TCTCGCAACCTGCTTCAAGAGTTTATCCAGTATGTGAAG GACTCCAAAGTGGTGCTTTTAGAGGACTTGGCATCGCATTTTGAAATGCGCACTCAG GACGCCATCGCCAGGCTGCAGGACCTGATTGCGGAAGGTTCAGTTACAG GAGTGATCGACGACAGGGGGAAGTTTATCTTCATCACTCCGGAGGAGATGAACGCCGTGGCTCAGTTCATCAAACAGAGAGGAAGAATCTCCATATCTGAACTAGTGCAAGCCAGTAACATGCTCATCAACCTGAGTCCTGCAATTCAGATGacgtcctga
- the haus4 gene encoding HAUS augmin-like complex subunit 4 has protein sequence MLPCPESSVGKGDSLHQQVLSAFPLSHLTEDDLVQNPLFCKLLATLSQHVDRTGLTLPLRKELEKAEKELRSQKLGWLRLESMYRILQEMVQEHRFSQHHSTAAPAEDTFYVTLERCLLVARCVRQLDPSSTVVHDLPLILGLSAEKVLSQLPPHQDVWQMKQRLPTELQKHLKKKLFNLLSYYQPEWENESEGLRCVKLSKLPGLLESERSRAESLAEKNRENGTLLQRQTYSYLSELLECMQLLQTLVLDLRLKVQKELDRKKIEYFEAKCEIGIQKIRAEMLEVQLDSYTRDKIAAHQKITEKLTADLKACQVEKQSLESRLASFEIYGREFEVLAEEYSRLRQEVATKSWALKEFTT, from the exons ATGCTGCCGTGTCCAGAGTCATCAGTGGGTAAAGGAGACAGTCTGCATCAGCAAG TTTTGTCTGCGTTCCCGCTCTCTCATCTGACCGAAGATGACCTGGTCCAGAACCCTCTGTTCTGCAAGCTCCTGGCCACGCTGTCACAGCATGTGGATCGCACTGGCTTGACTTTACCCTTGAGAAAAGAGCTGGAAAAG GCAGAGAAGGAGCTCAGGTCGCAGAAGTTGGGATGGCTTCGTTTGGAAAGCATGTACAGAATCCTGCAAGAGATGGTGCAGGAGCATCGCTTCAGCCAGCACCACTCTACCGCAGCACCAGCGGAGGATACG TTCTACGTCACTCTGGAGCGGTGTTTGCTGGTGGCCCGGTGTGTCCGGCAGCTGGACCCGAGTAGTACTGTCGTCCATGATCTGCCCCTCATCCTGGGGCTCTCTGCCGAAAAAGTGCTGAGTCAGCTGCCTCCACATCAG GATGTGTGGCAGATGAAACAGAGACTACCGACAGAACTGCAGAAGCACCTGAAGAAGAAACTCTTTAACCTCCTCTCCTACTACCAGCCCGAGTGGG aGAATGAAAGCGAGGGTCTCCGGTGTGTGAAACTGTCAAAGCTGCCAGGACTGCTAGAGAGCGAGCGCAGTAGAGCAGAGAGTCTGgctgagaagaacagagagaatGGCACCCTGCTGCAGCGCCAAACTTACTCCTACCTCTCT GAACTACTGGAATGCATGCAGCTCCTGCAGACCCTCGTCCTCGACCTCCGACTCAAAGTACAGAAAGAACTAGACAGGAAGAAGATCGAATACTTTGAGGCCAAATGTGAGATTGGAATTCAGAAGATTAG GGCAGAGATGCTGGAGGTGCAGCTGGACTCTTACACCCGAGATAAAATAGCAGCGCATCAGAAAATCAC GGAGAAGCTCACTGCTGACCTGAAGGCATGTCAGGTGGAGAAACAGTCGCTGGAGTCCAGACTGGCGTCCTTCGAGATCTATGGCAGAGAGTTTGAAGTCCTGGCGGAGGAATATTCCAGACTGCGGCAGGAGGTGGCAACAAAATCCTGGGCACTGAAAGAATTTACAACGTAA
- the LOC131348070 gene encoding uncharacterized protein LOC131348070 isoform X1 → MQGICRKAMPLTLSLSPAAVCQCFTLVSLCTSIADPNWIQVQNRTDTSQLIYGVAFILHATQNLTNTAPLGGMHGLGMDLLYTLAAVCYIAVLLSSSSFLVDFLGMGFTRPRLVVSLHISTAVTCVAALAVSGTCFWVIRQNVQKGRTGWVWTTASAPPSGLITMPGESFYLEILALLFSVVAAIFSCRCPPESIVPSQFYSVESEDRERQRLISDPGPDSDEWDD, encoded by the exons ATGCAAGGGATTTGTAGAAAAG CCATGCCGCTGACACTGAGTTTATCCCCGGCCGCCGTGTGTCAGTGCTTCACACTGGTGTCCCTCTGCACCTCCATCGCCGACCCGAACTGGATCCAGgtgcagaacagaacagacacGAGCCAGCTCATTTACGGAGTGGCTTTTATTCTACACGCTACTCAGAACCTCACCAACACcg CTCCTTTAGGTGGAATGCATGGACTGGGCATGGATTTGCTCTACACACTCGCGGCTGTGTGCTACATCGCCGTTCTTCTCTCCAGCTCCTCCTTCTTAGTAGATTTCCTCGGTATGGGGTTCACTCGCCCCAGACTGGTCGTGTCACTTCACATCTCCACAG CCGTGACGTGCGTGGCGGCCCTAGCTGTGAGTGGAACGTGTTTCTGGGTGATCCGGCAGAACGTGCAAAAAGGGAGAACGGGCTGGGTTTGGACCACGGCCTCGGCTCCACCCAGCGGACTGATCACCATGCCCGGAGAGAGCTTTTACCTCGAGATCCTGGCGCTCTTGTTCTCCGTTGTGGCTGCCATCTTCAGCTGTCGCTGTCCTCCAGAGTCCATAGTTCCGTCGCAGTTCTACTCGGTGGAGTCTGAGGACCGAGAGAGGCAGCGTCTCATCTCTGACCCGGGACCTGACTCAGACGAGTGGGACGACTGA